One window from the genome of Hyperolius riggenbachi isolate aHypRig1 chromosome 6, aHypRig1.pri, whole genome shotgun sequence encodes:
- the LOC137522236 gene encoding free fatty acid receptor 3-like, producing the protein MSYFPGSDQLFLFVYLFTFITGLPLNILALCTLIKKFRQDLIPVDILLVNLTISDLLLLMFLPFRMVEAASGMEWSMPYVLCPLSAFMYFSSIYITSLFLMAISVERYLAIAFPIKYKIFRRPIYSVVACVFIWSVATVHCSIVYIVENAVPSNFTEPNNTMCYSTFSPAQLEVLLPVRLEISILLFCVPFVITVFCYMRFIKIIMSQSRLERKRKLRAICLVVVTLTSFVLCFMPYNLSHIVGFFLGESPSWRVYALLLSTFNASLDPIIFYFSSTSFKKAFLEGLVNVLKTLHFGSWYYRICISPCERETRTINDSS; encoded by the coding sequence ATGAGCTATTTTCCTGGATCAGATCAATTATTTTTGTTTGTCTACCTTTTTACTTTTATAACAGGTCTTCCTCTGAACATACTAGCCTTGTGTACACTCATTAAAAAATTTAGGCAAGATTTGATCCCAGTAGACATTTTGCTGGTCAACCTGACTATATCTGATTTGCTTCTGTTGATGTTCCTCCCTTTCCGCATGGTGGAAGCGGCATCCGGAATGGAGTGGAGCATGCCCTATGTTCTATGTCCCCTGTCTGCATTTATGTACTTCAGTAGCATCTACATCACCTCGCTCTTCCTCATGGCCATAAGTGTGGAAAGATATTTGGCTATCGCCTTTCCTATCAAATACAAGATTTTCCGAAGACCAATCTACTCTGTGGTGGCTTGTGTCTTCATTTGGAGTGTTGCTACAGTACACTGTAGCATTGTCTACATTGTAGAAAATGCTGTCCCTAGCAATTTTACAGAACCCAATAACACAATGTGCTATAGTACGTTTTCTCCAGCCCAACTGGAAGTCCTTCTGCCAGTTAGGCTAGAAATAAGTATCTTGCTCTTCTGCGTTCCGTTTGTGATCACCGTCTTTTGTTACATGCGCTTCATCAAGATCATCATGTCTCAGTCCcgtctggagaggaagaggaagctgagGGCTATCTGCCTGGTGGTAGTAACCCTCACCAGTTTTGTCCTTTGTTTCATGCCCTACAACTTATCGCAtattgtgggtttttttctcGGTGAGAGTCCATCATGGAGAGTCTATGCTTTGCTCTTGAGCACCTTCAATGCCTCATTGGATCCCATcatattctacttctcttctacCTCATTCAAGAAGGCATTTTTAGAAGGACTGGTCAATGTTCTGAAAACCCTGCATTTTGGAAGCTGGTACTATAGAATTTGTATTTCTCCTTGCGAGAGAGAAACTAGGACCATTAATGACTCTTCTTAG